The DNA segment AGACCGCAGAGTCACCGTGTGGGTGATATTTACCGATCACGTCACCGACGACACGCGCAGATTTCTTATAAGGTTTGTTCCAGTCGTTACTCAACTCGTGCATCGCGAATAAAACGCGACGATGCACTGGTTTTAAACCATCCCGCACGTCTGGCAGTGCACGCCCGACGATAACACTCATGGAATAATCGAGATAAGAGTTACGTAACTCATCTTCGATATTTATCGGGATGATCTCTTTGGCTAGATCGCTCATATAATTATAGGTTCCTACTTCAAGCTACTTGAAAGCAATGGTCGCGAATTCTATCACAAATGATGGATTTCCCCAATCGCTGACAGAGACTCTGTTTTAAGCTAACTCGTTGGATATAATACCCAGATGCCAACCCTAAACTGTCACAAAGGACAGCCATAAATGAATGTTGATTCGCAGGAAATCGCTAAATTTGAAGCCATTGCCAGTCACTGGTGGGATCCTCATGGTGATTTCAAGCCATTACACCTGATGAACCCGCTGCGTTTAGAGTGGATTTCTGACCATTGCGAAGGTTTATTTGGCAAACAAGTGCTGGATGTCGGCTGTGGCGGCGGCATTTTAAGTGAAAGCATGGCGAAACAAGGCGCACAGGTATTAGGCGTTGATATGGGCCATGAACCGTTACAAGTAGCTCGCCTGCATGCATTGGAACAAAACGTAAAACTCGATTATCAGCGCATTACCGTCGAAGAGCTGGCCGAACAGCGCCCTGCCTCGTTCGATGTTGTCACCTGCATGGAAATGCTGGAGCATGTGCCTGACCCCGCCTCTATCGTGCGTGCTTGTGCCAAATTAGCCAAACCTGGCGGAAAACTTTTTTTCTCAACCATTAACCGCACAAAACAATCCTGGTTATTGATGATTTTGGCGGCAGAGCAAGTGTTGAAGATTGTGCCGAAAGGAACGCATGATCACGCGAAATTTATTCGTCCGGCTGAACTTATCCGTTGTTGTGACAGCGCCGATTTGCTAACCAAAAAAGTCAAAGGGGTACGCTATAACCCACTGACAGAACACTTTAAGCTGTCAGACGATGTTTCGGTTAACTATCAGATTTTCTGTGAAAAGCCACTATGACACAGTCACGCTTTGCGGCAGTTTTATTTGATTTAGACGGTACGTTGCTGGATACCGCACCTGATCTCGGCGCTGCCGCCAATCACGTGTTAGCGCAAATAGGTAAAGCACCGCTCTCTGATTTTGTGATCCGGCAAACTGCGTCCGATGGGGCGCTGGCTTTAATTAAGGCTGGGCTTTCTGAAACCGAGCAAGCAGAACACGATTTACCTGTGTTACGGCAGCAGTTATTAGATCACTACGCCCAACATTTATATGTTGGTACACGTCCGTATGACGGTATGGTTGAACTGATTACCTGGCTGAATAACCGCGCCATTCCATGGGGTGTTGTTACCAATAAACCGGCCTTTTTAACTGACCCTCTGCTAGCTTTAGTAACCGAGTTACCTCACTGTGCAGTCGCAGTCAGTGCCGATACTCTGCCGTTACGAAAACCACATCCGGAGCCGTTATGGCATGCTTGTGAGCAAATCGGAGTGACGGCAAAAGAGTGTCTCTATGTCGGCGATCATATCCGCGATATCGAGGCCGGTCGCAATGCAGGAATGACTACCGCTATTGCAGCATGGGGTTATATTGCGGAAAATGAACGCCTGACCGACTGGTTGGCAGACGTTGAAATGGCTGATCCACACCGCTTATTAACGTGGTTATCTCGCTAAAAATCAGGTTTCGGCTCACCCTTCTGATAACACCAATGGCTCTTTTAAAGAGCCATTTATTTTCTCCATTCATGTGATTTACTGCTACATTTTTCAACAACCAGTTTTTGTCAAGCTATCGCTTTTATTCTTTATGTTGTATTTTATATACATCATAAGCACTACATATAGTGTTTTCCTAAACAACAAATACGGGAGTTACCATGACAGTCAGCTTGATGGTCACGAAACGGGATAACGTTACCGAGCCACTTAATCTGGATAAGATCCACCGCGTTGTAACATGGGCTGCAGAAGGCTTACAGGGTGTTTCTGTCTCGCAGGTTGAGTTAAGTGCTCATATCCAGTTTTATGATGGAATTCGCACCTCCGACATCCATGAGACCTTGATCAAATCAGCGGCTGATCTAATTTCCGAACAAGCACCTGATTACCAATATCTGGCGGCTCGCCTGGCAATGTTCCATCTGCGTAAAAAAGCTTATGGCGGTTTCACACCACCTTCTTTATTTGAGCAGGTAAAAACGCAAGTGGAAGCCGGTCGTTACGATCAGCAGTTACTGACCGATTACAGCCAAGAAGAGTTCGATCTGCTGGATAGCTATCTGGTGCACGATCGCGACATGCATTTTGCTTATGCTGCAGTTAAACAGCTGGAAGGTAAATACCTGCTGCAAAACCGTGTGACCGGCGAAATCTACGAAAGCCCGCAGTTCCTGTATATGCTGGTGGCGGCATGTCTGTTTGCTAAGTACCCAAGAACAACGCGTCTGGATTACATCAAGCGTTTTTACGACGCGGTTTCTACCTTCAAAATTTCGCTGCCGACACCCATTATGTCTGGCGTGCGTACCCCTACCCGTCAATTCAGCTCTTGTGTCTTGATCGAGTGTGGTGACAGCTTAGATTCTATCAACGCGACCGCATCTTCTATCGTACGTTATGTTTCGCAGCGTGCCGGTATCGGTATCAACGCTGGCCGTATTCGTGCGCTGGGGAGTGAAATCCGTGGTGGCGAAGCGTTCCACACCGGTTGTATTCCATTCTACAAATACTTCCAGACTGCGGTGAAATGTTGCTCTCAGGGCGGCGTTCGTGGTGGTGCTGCCACTGTGTTCTATCCACTGTGGCATCTGGAAGTCGAATCACTGCTGGTATTGAAAAATAACCGTGGCGTGGAAGAAAACCGCGTTCGTCACATGGACTACGGTGTACAGATCAACCGTCTGATGTATCAACGTCTGATCCAGGGCGGTAACATCACCCTGTTCTCGCCATCCGATGCACCAGGTTTATACGATGCGTTCTTTGCGGATCAGACCGAATTTGAACGTCTGTATCTGCAATACGAACAAGACCCAGCGATCCGTAAACGTCAGATCAAAGCCGTTGAGCTGTTTTCATTGCTGATGCAGGAACGTGCCGGTACAGGTCGTATCTACATTCAGAACGTCGATCATTGCAACACGCACAGTCCGTTTGACCCAGCCGTTGCGCCGATCCGCCAAAGCAATTTGTGTTTGGAAATCGCGCTGCCAACTAAAGCACTGGATCATTATCTGGATGAGAAAGGCGAAATCGCCCTGTGTACACTGTCTGCGTTTAACTTAGGTGCTATCGAATCACTGGATGAATTGGAACCACTGGCTGAACTGGCTGTGCGTGCACTAGACGCGTTGCTGGATTATCAGGATTACCCAATTCCAGCAGCTAATAATGGCGCAATGTGGCGTCGTCCGTTAGGTATTGGTGTTATCAACTACGCCTATTATCTGGCGAAAAACGGCGTGCGTTACTCCGATGGTTCAGCGTTGGGTCTGACGCATCGCACTTTCGAAGCCATTCAATATTACCTGCTGAAAGCATCGGTAAAACTGGCGAAAGAATCTGGCGCCTGCCCGCGTTTCAATGAAACCATGTATGCACAGGGTATTCTGCCGATCGATACTTACAAACGCGATCTGGATGATCTGTGCCAAGAGCCATTACATCTGGATTGGGAAACACTGCGCAGCGAAATCAAACAGCACGGTCTGCGTAACTCCACACTGACGGCACTGATGCCATCTGAAACCTCAAGCCAGATCGCCAATGCCACCAACGGCATTGAACCGCCACGAGGCTTGATCAGCGTGAAAGCATCAAAAGACGGCATTTTGCGTCAGGTTGTGCCTGATTACACGGAACTGAAAGATAACTACGAGTTATTGTGGAACCAACCAAACAATGATGGCTACCTGCAATTAGTTGGTGTGATGCAAAAATTCGTCGATCAGGCGATTTCTGCCAATACCAGCTATGACCCTAGCCGGTTTGAAGGCCACAAAGTGCCAATGAAACAGCTACTGAAAGATCTGCTAACCGCCTATAAATACGGCCTAAAAACGCTGTATTACCATAACACCCGTGACGGTGCGGATGATGCACAATTGCAGGCAGCACAAGCAGACGATTGCGCCGGCGGTGCATGTAAAATTTAAGCAGGTATGGCCTCTCACTGAGAGGCCTTAATACTTATAAGCAGGAATAGAATAATGGCGTACAGCACTTTCTCAAAACAACCGAACGATGCCCGCAAAGAGCCGATGTTTTTCGGCCAGACCGTTAACGTGGCACGTTATGACCAACAAAAATATGAAGTTTTCGAACGTCTGATCGAGAAACAGCTTTCATTTTTCTGGCGCCCGGAAGAAGTCGATGTTTCGCAAGATCGCATCGACTATCAGGCGCTGCCACCGCATGAACAGCATATTTTTATTTCCAATCTGAAATATCAAACCCTGCTGGATTCGATCCAAGGCCGTAGCCCCAACGTGGCATTGTTACCATTGGTTTCTCTGCCAGAGCTGGAAACCTGGATCGAAACCTGGGCGTTTTCTGAAACCATTCATTCACGTTCTTACACCCACATCATTCGTAATATCACCAATGATCCGGCGATTATTTTTGATGACATCGTGGCCAACGAACAAATCATCAAACGTGCGGAAGACATCGCCGGTTATTACGATGAACTGATTGAGCTGACTCAATACTGGCAGCTGCTGGGTGAAGGCACGCATCTGGTCAACGGTAAAACCGTGGTGGTTTCACGCCGCGAGTTGAAAAAGAAACTGTATCTGTGTCTGATGAGCGTAAATGCGCTGGAAGCGATCCGTTTCTATGTCAGTTTTGCTTGTTCTTTTGCCTTTGCCGAGCGAGAGCTTATGGAAGGTAATGCCAAGATTATCAAGATGATAGCCCGCGATGAGGCATTGCATTTAACCGGTACGCAGCACATGCTGAACATTCTGCGTGAAGGCAGTGATGATCCGGAAATGGCTGAAATTGCCCGTGAATTGCATCACGAATGTTTTGAATTATTCAAAACGGCAGCGGAACAAGAAAAAGAGTGGGCAGCGTATCTGTTTAAAGATGGCTCCATGCTCGGTTTGAACAAAGATATTCTGTGCCAGTACGTCGAGTTTATTACTAACGTGCGGATGCAAGCAGTTGGTTTGCCGTTGGCCTTTGATGCCGATCGTCAGAACCCACTGCCATGGATCAACACTTGGCTGAATTCTGATAACGTGCAAGTTGCGCCGCAAGAAGTCGAAATCAGCTCTTATCTGGTAGGTCAGATCGATGCTGAAGTAAACCCTGATGA comes from the uncultured Tolumonas sp. genome and includes:
- the ubiG gene encoding bifunctional 2-polyprenyl-6-hydroxyphenol methylase/3-demethylubiquinol 3-O-methyltransferase UbiG; the protein is MNVDSQEIAKFEAIASHWWDPHGDFKPLHLMNPLRLEWISDHCEGLFGKQVLDVGCGGGILSESMAKQGAQVLGVDMGHEPLQVARLHALEQNVKLDYQRITVEELAEQRPASFDVVTCMEMLEHVPDPASIVRACAKLAKPGGKLFFSTINRTKQSWLLMILAAEQVLKIVPKGTHDHAKFIRPAELIRCCDSADLLTKKVKGVRYNPLTEHFKLSDDVSVNYQIFCEKPL
- a CDS encoding HAD-IA family hydrolase, with protein sequence MTQSRFAAVLFDLDGTLLDTAPDLGAAANHVLAQIGKAPLSDFVIRQTASDGALALIKAGLSETEQAEHDLPVLRQQLLDHYAQHLYVGTRPYDGMVELITWLNNRAIPWGVVTNKPAFLTDPLLALVTELPHCAVAVSADTLPLRKPHPEPLWHACEQIGVTAKECLYVGDHIRDIEAGRNAGMTTAIAAWGYIAENERLTDWLADVEMADPHRLLTWLSR
- the nrdA gene encoding class 1a ribonucleoside-diphosphate reductase subunit alpha, which gives rise to MTVSLMVTKRDNVTEPLNLDKIHRVVTWAAEGLQGVSVSQVELSAHIQFYDGIRTSDIHETLIKSAADLISEQAPDYQYLAARLAMFHLRKKAYGGFTPPSLFEQVKTQVEAGRYDQQLLTDYSQEEFDLLDSYLVHDRDMHFAYAAVKQLEGKYLLQNRVTGEIYESPQFLYMLVAACLFAKYPRTTRLDYIKRFYDAVSTFKISLPTPIMSGVRTPTRQFSSCVLIECGDSLDSINATASSIVRYVSQRAGIGINAGRIRALGSEIRGGEAFHTGCIPFYKYFQTAVKCCSQGGVRGGAATVFYPLWHLEVESLLVLKNNRGVEENRVRHMDYGVQINRLMYQRLIQGGNITLFSPSDAPGLYDAFFADQTEFERLYLQYEQDPAIRKRQIKAVELFSLLMQERAGTGRIYIQNVDHCNTHSPFDPAVAPIRQSNLCLEIALPTKALDHYLDEKGEIALCTLSAFNLGAIESLDELEPLAELAVRALDALLDYQDYPIPAANNGAMWRRPLGIGVINYAYYLAKNGVRYSDGSALGLTHRTFEAIQYYLLKASVKLAKESGACPRFNETMYAQGILPIDTYKRDLDDLCQEPLHLDWETLRSEIKQHGLRNSTLTALMPSETSSQIANATNGIEPPRGLISVKASKDGILRQVVPDYTELKDNYELLWNQPNNDGYLQLVGVMQKFVDQAISANTSYDPSRFEGHKVPMKQLLKDLLTAYKYGLKTLYYHNTRDGADDAQLQAAQADDCAGGACKI
- the nrdB gene encoding class Ia ribonucleoside-diphosphate reductase subunit beta, with protein sequence MAYSTFSKQPNDARKEPMFFGQTVNVARYDQQKYEVFERLIEKQLSFFWRPEEVDVSQDRIDYQALPPHEQHIFISNLKYQTLLDSIQGRSPNVALLPLVSLPELETWIETWAFSETIHSRSYTHIIRNITNDPAIIFDDIVANEQIIKRAEDIAGYYDELIELTQYWQLLGEGTHLVNGKTVVVSRRELKKKLYLCLMSVNALEAIRFYVSFACSFAFAERELMEGNAKIIKMIARDEALHLTGTQHMLNILREGSDDPEMAEIARELHHECFELFKTAAEQEKEWAAYLFKDGSMLGLNKDILCQYVEFITNVRMQAVGLPLAFDADRQNPLPWINTWLNSDNVQVAPQEVEISSYLVGQIDAEVNPDDLGDFLL